One Oxobacter pfennigii DNA segment encodes these proteins:
- a CDS encoding zinc ribbon domain-containing protein → MGKFCTSCGTALNEGAKFCAKCGANASHVLEEAGTLPEQATPNSETILSKAGKQMKIEAKIKAAAYAKSMFSEATPAYQSAGELALPAELTPLAGDFEAENLLSLLKIGIKGLAGGLKRTLHDKKRLVVVIALVITWLLVNLLVSLGIFPLPLRLLSWLTAAQGSLIGGSIGKGLVAALLAQLIADQGMLQTVKSGLGQLGGIAKGLRGVAGPLLMGIAVALIVTNLMVSSNLQNTMVCLAAFLLSAKALTHHGFLRKFINALLPKANNTTLTTLMRGWTLGFALFAAISFLPGGGNGYVLGILLLLAGGLVTVVNKNKKEASGE, encoded by the coding sequence ATGGGTAAATTCTGCACAAGCTGCGGCACGGCTCTGAATGAGGGAGCGAAATTCTGTGCAAAGTGCGGAGCCAATGCTTCCCACGTATTGGAGGAAGCTGGGACGCTGCCAGAACAGGCAACGCCGAACAGTGAGACCATCCTGTCAAAGGCTGGCAAACAAATGAAAATCGAAGCAAAAATCAAGGCAGCCGCCTATGCGAAAAGCATGTTCTCCGAGGCGACCCCCGCCTATCAGTCGGCTGGGGAACTTGCTCTGCCGGCGGAACTGACCCCCTTGGCGGGAGATTTTGAAGCAGAAAACCTGCTGTCTCTGCTGAAAATCGGCATTAAGGGATTAGCGGGCGGCTTGAAACGGACGCTACACGACAAAAAAAGGCTGGTAGTGGTCATCGCTCTGGTAATCACATGGTTGCTGGTAAACCTCTTAGTTTCCTTAGGTATCTTTCCCCTTCCGCTTCGCTTGCTCTCCTGGCTCACCGCCGCCCAGGGCAGTCTTATCGGGGGCAGCATCGGCAAAGGACTAGTAGCTGCCCTATTGGCCCAGCTGATTGCTGATCAAGGTATGCTTCAGACAGTGAAAAGCGGCCTTGGCCAACTGGGTGGTATAGCCAAAGGGTTGAGAGGCGTAGCCGGACCGCTGCTAATGGGCATCGCTGTGGCCCTGATCGTTACTAACTTGATGGTTTCCTCCAATCTTCAAAACACAATGGTTTGCCTGGCCGCTTTTTTATTATCAGCCAAGGCTTTGACTCATCATGGATTTTTGCGGAAGTTTATCAATGCCTTGCTTCCAAAAGCAAATAACACGACCCTTACGACCCTCATGCGGGGTTGGACCCTTGGCTTTGCCCTGTTTGCAGCAATCAGCTTTCTCCCTGGTGGAGGAAACGGCTATGTGCTTGGAATCCTGTTACTATTGGCCGGTGGCTTAGTTACGGTCGTAAACAAAAATAAAAAGGAGGCGAGCGGAGAATGA
- a CDS encoding helix-turn-helix domain-containing protein: MNGLKSFNARRLSVAGFSFLFAYILSFQFEGQVLYSLLDLRGTDADRYILTAIIAHFAGLFTCGLFVKSQAAAKSMMLGGMGLCLAATVPFFFPLPTLWMGGLIVSGYFSGCAVAAWGFFLRAFTPQNERIKSCADVLIYSNLLMIAVNVVAMNRSTFIGLGLSVLCLVIGMVFIWMLPLVQKNEQNKTFKNKTHGGIKNPLILLCLFVFIITINSGLMYQVINPAFEHLTGLVSWYWAVPYIVALAIMRNLPMKANRSRILYIGMAMIMGAFISFMLLGRNTSDYLTVDTLMLGACGIFDLFWWSILGEMLDYSDNPSQTFGIGLSANVFGVLCGGVLGIAVTSMGLPGAEVAVIALTVVCVTLAMLPSLNHQLVLLLKSHAYLAAYDNMSQSQQTDIVRQVKTLNPLTVREQEVLQLILSGKSNREIAGALFISENTVKTHARSIFSKYDVSSRAELISTLLKNQTVG; the protein is encoded by the coding sequence ATGAACGGACTTAAATCTTTCAATGCCCGCAGGCTTTCTGTTGCCGGATTTTCATTTCTCTTTGCCTATATTCTGTCCTTTCAGTTTGAGGGGCAGGTGCTGTACAGCCTGTTGGATCTGCGTGGAACAGACGCCGACCGTTACATACTGACTGCAATTATCGCGCATTTCGCAGGGCTTTTTACCTGCGGCCTGTTTGTCAAGTCACAGGCGGCCGCCAAAAGCATGATGCTCGGCGGCATGGGCTTATGCTTAGCCGCCACTGTTCCCTTCTTTTTTCCTCTCCCCACTCTATGGATGGGCGGACTGATTGTTAGCGGATACTTTAGCGGCTGCGCGGTGGCGGCATGGGGATTTTTTCTCAGGGCCTTTACTCCCCAGAACGAGCGCATTAAATCCTGTGCCGACGTTCTGATTTATTCCAATTTGCTGATGATTGCAGTCAACGTGGTGGCCATGAACAGGTCAACCTTTATCGGGCTTGGCCTCTCTGTGCTTTGTCTTGTAATCGGTATGGTCTTCATTTGGATGCTACCGTTGGTGCAGAAGAATGAGCAGAACAAAACATTTAAAAATAAGACGCATGGCGGCATTAAAAACCCACTAATATTGCTGTGTCTTTTTGTCTTTATCATTACAATTAATTCCGGACTGATGTATCAGGTCATTAACCCCGCTTTTGAGCATCTGACGGGGCTGGTGAGCTGGTATTGGGCCGTGCCTTATATCGTGGCGCTTGCTATTATGCGCAACCTACCTATGAAAGCAAATCGTTCCAGAATTTTGTATATCGGAATGGCAATGATTATGGGAGCGTTCATCAGCTTTATGCTGCTGGGGCGAAATACCTCCGACTATCTGACTGTGGATACGCTGATGCTCGGCGCCTGCGGTATTTTTGACCTGTTTTGGTGGAGCATCCTCGGAGAAATGCTGGATTATAGCGATAACCCGTCACAAACCTTTGGCATCGGTCTTTCCGCCAATGTATTCGGCGTCCTTTGCGGAGGCGTCCTGGGAATAGCTGTGACATCCATGGGGCTTCCCGGCGCGGAGGTGGCGGTGATTGCCCTGACGGTGGTGTGCGTTACATTGGCTATGCTGCCGTCCCTCAACCACCAGCTTGTTCTATTGCTGAAAAGCCATGCTTACCTTGCCGCTTATGATAATATGAGCCAGTCACAGCAAACGGATATTGTACGGCAGGTCAAAACCCTTAATCCGCTGACTGTCCGGGAGCAGGAGGTATTGCAATTGATCCTTTCCGGCAAATCCAACCGTGAGATTGCCGGGGCTTTGTTCATCAGTGAGAATACCGTTAAAACACACGCAAGAAGTATTTTTTCAAAATACGATGTTTCAAGCCGTGCGGAGCTCATCAGCACCCTGCTGAAAAACCAAACGGTTGGATAA
- a CDS encoding zinc-ribbon domain-containing protein: protein MEQFNTLLKAAECAVTRCNSWNFATSNDRYDVKGLLVLAETSDSENPIDEDSFYVVSPAGAIGLCEDGEDIDWLFLTGSSEDEDLPATYQVDPQINFCPKCGSGVVSGARFCGACGAKLN from the coding sequence ATGGAACAATTCAACACATTGCTGAAGGCGGCGGAATGCGCCGTAACACGCTGTAATAGCTGGAACTTTGCCACATCCAATGATAGATACGATGTAAAAGGCTTGCTGGTGCTTGCCGAGACAAGCGACAGTGAAAACCCCATCGATGAGGACAGCTTTTATGTGGTTTCGCCCGCCGGAGCCATCGGCTTATGCGAGGACGGCGAGGACATCGACTGGCTGTTTCTGACAGGCTCCAGTGAAGATGAGGATTTACCTGCCACCTATCAGGTAGACCCGCAAATAAATTTCTGCCCCAAATGCGGCTCCGGTGTTGTTTCCGGCGCTCGCTTTTGCGGAGCCTGCGGCGCAAAACTAAATTAG
- a CDS encoding helix-turn-helix domain-containing protein — protein sequence MPKEWDINDKRFIQIGLKIAYYRKMNEMTQDQLAERIGITSKYLSQVETPSCVQPVSLKTLFAIADLFHIPPHKFLEFEKE from the coding sequence ATGCCAAAAGAATGGGATATAAACGATAAACGCTTTATCCAAATCGGATTGAAAATCGCGTATTATCGAAAAATGAATGAAATGACCCAGGATCAGCTTGCGGAGCGGATCGGGATTACATCGAAATATTTATCACAGGTGGAAACGCCGTCCTGCGTACAGCCGGTTTCTTTGAAAACGCTGTTCGCCATAGCGGATCTGTTTCACATTCCGCCCCACAAGTTTCTGGAATTTGAAAAGGAATGA
- a CDS encoding helix-turn-helix domain-containing protein, with the protein MPETIHNDRWISLQEVCDYLGVKRHTIMRWIEQRGMPASKVGKLWRFKTADIDEWVKKGGASDEREVIK; encoded by the coding sequence ATGCCTGAAACAATACATAACGACAGATGGATATCCCTGCAAGAGGTCTGCGATTATCTTGGCGTGAAGCGCCATACCATTATGCGATGGATTGAGCAGCGCGGTATGCCCGCATCCAAGGTGGGAAAGCTCTGGCGTTTCAAAACTGCCGACATTGACGAATGGGTTAAAAAAGGCGGAGCCTCCGATGAGCGGGAGGTTATCAAATGA
- a CDS encoding zinc ribbon domain-containing protein, translating into MGKYCTNCGNELHTGARFCAKCGATVLDVPTNPVPAAQPKPVPQTQAKTEVQPQEYTPPVATPKRKSAAAPKRNSGRNALCIVLSVLLVIQIAAVALYGWPGFMVKDRPQKLGDIRVENGVAELSGMSVYFGGAYGGATLENAKTAPIDLDEGAVSVGYELAFADIPEGEVTLSAPMPDDLTLAENERLYLDIGFSMQDETGEKVMVYDHIEASEQGGELTAKITPSGYRELSGNVYLKGKGFVSPTYSDKMRFDIQFKVKLVSASQSQRFNLIFDRSRFMATTVEPGDVEALLSRMEQVYAKYGEFGFDMSRRTEWPMDIHVTTLKSADAATPTYAQYVSSWWGIDSGYMNFSRLLFTNFNLNSATSIFAHELMHFVQECYVTTQYKRLNWLDEATAVFLEKYFGGTGDHSARQYELYDGIYPASDSASAGYARGALVAYWANRDGWYDGADALSGNDKMSGLIDLYSTGGYLQVSKWQSWIDGCVGAPSEYAIDFFTKLLMGEESVWAEYAYKPYILHQTIVDNAGKSAEDFSSKLDPNYAVTLFTSVLSLKADKLSSEDGQKFELSVPAYGAIVVALDMTEKEREKLNKDAAVSISAQNGEELVLLKSLSKETTIQQGASVSAPAFRKTLEDKYRYLLLVVNTTNKTKDIHFKVASGEGLPLNEIIGTYDINYETSASGTINNYIAKDGDSLVLSDSDGFNEPATLSYDPLKGMAYGKHTYSKVYATGVDEITVIYKLYFTRENGGITMTGVGSQTINGNPAGSWSYNEKKIN; encoded by the coding sequence ATGGGGAAATATTGTACGAATTGCGGCAATGAACTTCATACCGGCGCTCGCTTCTGCGCCAAATGCGGCGCTACGGTGCTTGACGTGCCTACGAATCCTGTTCCCGCAGCACAGCCGAAACCTGTGCCGCAGACGCAGGCTAAAACCGAGGTGCAGCCTCAAGAATATACTCCGCCCGTTGCGACGCCAAAAAGAAAAAGTGCCGCAGCACCGAAAAGAAACAGCGGGCGCAATGCGCTGTGCATCGTGCTTTCCGTGCTACTTGTCATACAGATCGCGGCGGTGGCTCTCTACGGCTGGCCGGGGTTTATGGTGAAGGACAGACCGCAAAAACTTGGCGACATCCGCGTCGAAAACGGCGTGGCGGAGCTTTCTGGAATGAGCGTGTATTTCGGCGGCGCATACGGCGGGGCGACGCTTGAAAATGCCAAAACCGCCCCTATCGACTTAGATGAGGGGGCTGTCTCCGTCGGTTATGAGCTGGCGTTTGCGGACATACCCGAGGGCGAAGTGACGCTGTCCGCGCCAATGCCGGATGATCTGACCCTTGCGGAAAATGAGCGTTTGTATCTCGATATCGGTTTTTCCATGCAGGACGAGACGGGCGAGAAGGTCATGGTTTACGACCATATCGAGGCCTCGGAGCAGGGCGGAGAGCTGACCGCGAAGATAACCCCCTCAGGCTACCGCGAGCTGTCCGGCAACGTCTACTTGAAGGGCAAGGGCTTCGTTTCCCCGACCTACAGCGACAAAATGCGCTTTGACATCCAGTTCAAGGTCAAGCTCGTAAGCGCCTCGCAAAGCCAACGCTTCAATCTCATCTTTGACCGCTCGCGGTTTATGGCAACCACGGTGGAGCCGGGCGACGTAGAGGCGCTGCTCTCGCGTATGGAGCAGGTCTATGCGAAATACGGGGAGTTCGGCTTCGATATGTCGAGGCGCACCGAATGGCCTATGGATATCCATGTAACAACGCTAAAAAGCGCCGACGCCGCCACACCCACCTACGCGCAATATGTTTCAAGCTGGTGGGGCATTGACAGCGGTTACATGAATTTCAGCCGCCTGCTGTTTACGAATTTCAACCTCAATTCGGCCACGAGCATATTCGCACATGAGCTTATGCACTTTGTGCAGGAGTGCTATGTTACGACCCAGTATAAACGCCTCAATTGGCTGGACGAAGCGACGGCGGTATTTCTCGAAAAATATTTCGGCGGCACAGGCGATCACAGTGCCCGTCAATACGAGCTTTACGACGGCATATATCCTGCCTCCGACTCCGCGAGCGCCGGATACGCCCGCGGCGCGCTGGTCGCTTACTGGGCGAACCGGGACGGCTGGTATGACGGCGCGGACGCCCTTTCCGGCAACGATAAGATGTCGGGACTAATCGACCTCTATTCCACCGGCGGTTATTTGCAGGTGAGCAAATGGCAAAGCTGGATAGACGGCTGTGTGGGGGCACCCTCGGAATATGCAATAGATTTCTTCACAAAGCTCCTAATGGGCGAGGAGAGCGTCTGGGCGGAATATGCGTATAAGCCCTATATCCTCCATCAGACCATCGTGGATAATGCAGGAAAATCCGCAGAGGATTTTTCCTCAAAGCTTGACCCCAACTATGCCGTAACACTTTTTACATCGGTGCTTTCACTGAAAGCCGACAAACTTAGCAGTGAGGATGGACAGAAATTCGAGCTTAGCGTTCCCGCCTATGGCGCGATAGTCGTTGCACTTGATATGACGGAAAAGGAACGGGAGAAGCTGAATAAGGATGCCGCCGTCAGTATTAGCGCCCAAAATGGCGAGGAACTGGTGCTTTTGAAGTCGCTTTCTAAGGAAACGACGATCCAGCAAGGCGCGAGCGTTTCAGCCCCGGCGTTCAGGAAAACACTTGAGGACAAATACCGCTATCTTCTGCTGGTGGTAAACACCACCAACAAGACGAAAGACATACACTTTAAGGTAGCGAGTGGCGAAGGGCTCCCGCTGAATGAAATCATCGGCACCTATGACATCAATTATGAAACTTCAGCGTCAGGTACAATCAATAATTATATCGCAAAGGATGGCGATAGCTTGGTTTTATCCGATTCCGACGGCTTCAATGAGCCGGCTACATTGTCCTACGATCCCCTTAAAGGCATGGCTTATGGAAAACATACGTATTCAAAGGTGTATGCAACGGGCGTGGATGAGATTACGGTAATCTATAAGCTGTATTTTACGCGTGAAAACGGAGGCATTACAATGACAGGCGTGGGGTCACAAACCATAAACGGTAACCCAGCAGGCAGCTGGAGTTACAATGAAAAAAAGATTAATTAA
- a CDS encoding relaxase/mobilization nuclease domain-containing protein: MPPDLRRAGVFSFCKGGDYTATTYFRPRHIDKGRSILATIKGSLDYGKNPKKTRDGFLISAYECDLATADAEFLLAKRQYYYITGREQKRDNNILLYQIRQAFKPGEITAEEANRIGYELALRFTKGRHAFIVTTHEDKHHIHSHIYFNSTTLDCTKKFEDFRHSARAVRRLSDTICLENGLSIIENPKPSRGHYGTWLGDEKPPSFQEKLRRAIDAALEQNPSDFEAFLSLMEAAGYAVKRGKHIKFTGPGQKRGTRCDTLKGNYTEQAIRERIANARFVVSGGGSSFEQNAVQVNLLIDIQAKIQMGKGPGYERWAKLFNLKQAAQTLIFLQENGMTDYARLEKKSAESTTAFNALSQKIKQAETRMKDISDLQKHIANYSRTRDIYVQYRKAGYSKKFRAEHEGEILLHQSAKKAFNTLELKKLPSIQTLKQEYAALLAEKKKLYQGYRQARETMRNLLTAKENTDRLLRFSPTVPDQEKQR; the protein is encoded by the coding sequence TTGCCTCCGGACTTACGGAGAGCAGGCGTCTTTTCTTTTTGCAAAGGAGGGGATTATACGGCCACCACTTATTTCAGGCCCCGCCACATCGACAAGGGCAGGAGCATTCTGGCGACGATCAAGGGAAGTCTGGACTATGGAAAGAACCCGAAAAAGACACGGGACGGCTTTCTGATTTCCGCCTATGAATGCGATCTGGCGACCGCCGACGCGGAGTTTTTACTTGCCAAACGCCAGTATTACTATATCACCGGACGGGAACAAAAACGGGATAATAATATTTTGCTTTATCAGATACGCCAGGCGTTCAAGCCGGGGGAAATTACCGCCGAGGAAGCCAATCGGATCGGCTACGAGCTTGCTCTGCGTTTCACCAAAGGCCGCCATGCTTTTATTGTTACAACCCATGAGGATAAGCACCATATCCATTCCCATATTTATTTCAATTCCACCACGCTGGACTGCACGAAGAAATTTGAGGATTTCCGGCATTCTGCAAGAGCCGTCCGCCGGTTAAGCGATACGATCTGTCTGGAGAACGGACTGTCCATAATAGAGAATCCCAAGCCGAGCCGTGGGCATTACGGAACGTGGCTGGGCGATGAAAAGCCTCCATCCTTTCAGGAAAAACTGCGCCGCGCGATTGACGCTGCGCTGGAGCAAAATCCCTCTGACTTTGAAGCCTTTCTGTCTCTGATGGAGGCGGCAGGCTACGCGGTCAAGCGCGGGAAGCATATCAAATTTACCGGCCCCGGACAAAAGCGCGGAACACGCTGCGATACCTTGAAAGGCAATTATACCGAACAGGCTATCCGGGAACGGATTGCGAATGCCCGGTTTGTCGTTTCCGGGGGCGGTTCCTCTTTTGAGCAGAACGCCGTTCAGGTCAATCTGCTCATTGACATCCAGGCAAAAATTCAGATGGGAAAAGGCCCCGGCTATGAACGCTGGGCAAAGCTTTTCAACTTAAAACAGGCGGCGCAGACGCTGATCTTTTTACAGGAAAACGGCATGACGGACTATGCCCGGCTTGAGAAAAAATCGGCGGAGTCCACCACCGCTTTCAACGCGCTTTCCCAAAAAATCAAGCAGGCGGAAACCCGCATGAAGGATATCTCCGACCTGCAAAAGCATATCGCCAATTACAGCCGGACACGGGATATTTATGTCCAGTACCGCAAGGCCGGATACAGCAAAAAATTCCGCGCGGAGCATGAGGGAGAAATCCTTTTGCACCAATCGGCCAAGAAAGCGTTTAACACTTTGGAGCTGAAAAAGCTCCCGTCTATACAGACACTGAAACAGGAATATGCGGCACTGCTCGCGGAAAAGAAAAAGCTCTATCAGGGCTACCGGCAGGCCAGAGAAACCATGAGAAATCTTTTGACCGCCAAAGAAAACACGGACAGATTACTGCGCTTTTCCCCGACCGTGCCGGATCAGGAAAAACAGCGGTAA
- a CDS encoding RNA polymerase subunit sigma-24 has protein sequence MKNYKDSDYALNKYSQGIVYKFADGIIEVTMEDYLRTNPGKTEQDFQELKALSDEIYHRQAVVTNRTSRLNVTINGMEETEQLATASPDTELIYKNDAGQAMRAAKKLLDSGELTETQKRRFVIHFFKGMSTRQIAAGENVSHVAIHKSIMLAKKKLKKFFEKQG, from the coding sequence ATGAAAAATTATAAGGACAGCGATTATGCCCTTAATAAGTACAGCCAGGGCATTGTATATAAATTTGCGGATGGGATTATAGAGGTAACCATGGAGGATTATCTGCGCACAAATCCCGGCAAAACAGAACAGGATTTTCAGGAACTGAAAGCCCTGTCAGATGAAATTTATCACCGGCAGGCTGTGGTTACAAATCGGACAAGCCGTTTGAATGTCACGATAAACGGCATGGAGGAAACCGAGCAACTTGCCACGGCTTCCCCCGATACAGAGCTGATATATAAAAACGACGCTGGACAAGCCATGAGGGCTGCCAAAAAGTTATTAGACAGCGGTGAATTGACAGAAACACAAAAACGCAGGTTTGTAATACATTTCTTCAAGGGGATGTCAACGCGCCAGATTGCAGCCGGAGAAAATGTCAGTCATGTTGCCATACATAAGTCAATTATGCTTGCCAAAAAGAAATTAAAAAAGTTTTTTGAAAAACAGGGTTAA
- a CDS encoding zinc ribbon domain-containing protein produces MAKKKKDKNIPLPILILIYAVLLFAMYLSLSTLALAIWGDSVMGTVDSYDSRRDDTTAQENRSRTISKGYWFVVSGKEYRGYVMYQSDEAWPSLDEGETRSERIRYLDLFPYINKPAALCEFDEMGEVAIIYHILAPIGYLLLLLLVIRTARRGKKKKAAARKPAGKSATSREPQIIEARSDTDMFCPNCGNKLPEGAAFCSSCGAKTQTNAPGVCKACGAELPEGAEFCIGCGKAVNLRTPEPMEVSQAASSAPPQGGAGLVGFSDRCNSPEILAAAQKNKKSSIGCMWILVFVPLIGFPIAGLLMDDFPFGESAVIGVGIALVMLIINVFALRRAKLPMWEGIVTNKFSKEKYEHKDDASKTYTEYTVAITTDAGKKKTIVEKDSRRDMYDYLDVGDKVRFHPKFGTYEKYDKSKDRIIYCNVCSMMNPIQNDRCKRCNNLLFK; encoded by the coding sequence ATGGCAAAGAAGAAAAAGGACAAAAATATCCCCCTCCCCATCCTCATCCTGATTTACGCCGTGCTGCTGTTTGCCATGTATTTGAGCCTATCTACGCTGGCTCTGGCGATATGGGGCGACAGCGTAATGGGTACGGTGGACAGCTATGACAGCCGTCGGGACGATACGACCGCACAGGAAAATCGCTCCCGGACCATTTCCAAGGGCTATTGGTTTGTGGTAAGTGGCAAGGAGTATCGGGGCTATGTGATGTACCAAAGCGACGAGGCGTGGCCAAGCTTGGACGAAGGCGAAACGCGCTCCGAGCGCATCCGCTACCTTGACCTTTTCCCCTACATCAACAAGCCCGCCGCGCTGTGCGAATTTGACGAGATGGGAGAGGTGGCAATTATTTACCATATTCTCGCGCCCATCGGTTATCTGCTTTTGCTGCTACTTGTCATCCGCACAGCCAGACGCGGGAAAAAGAAGAAAGCAGCGGCGAGGAAACCCGCCGGAAAATCCGCGACGAGCCGGGAACCTCAAATAATCGAAGCAAGGAGTGATACGGATATGTTTTGTCCTAACTGCGGAAACAAGTTGCCGGAGGGCGCGGCTTTCTGTTCGAGCTGCGGCGCAAAAACACAAACAAACGCCCCCGGCGTGTGTAAGGCCTGCGGCGCAGAGTTGCCGGAGGGAGCTGAATTTTGCATCGGGTGCGGCAAGGCGGTGAATTTGAGAACGCCGGAGCCGATGGAGGTAAGCCAAGCGGCATCTTCCGCTCCCCCACAGGGAGGCGCGGGGCTGGTCGGCTTTTCCGACAGGTGTAATTCGCCGGAGATACTGGCTGCCGCGCAGAAAAACAAAAAATCATCCATCGGCTGTATGTGGATATTGGTTTTCGTACCGCTCATCGGCTTTCCCATCGCTGGTCTGCTGATGGATGATTTCCCTTTTGGAGAATCGGCGGTCATAGGTGTCGGTATTGCCCTTGTGATGCTGATCATCAATGTATTTGCTCTACGAAGAGCCAAACTGCCCATGTGGGAGGGCATCGTCACCAACAAATTCAGCAAAGAGAAGTACGAGCATAAAGACGATGCGTCAAAAACTTATACGGAATACACGGTGGCAATCACTACCGATGCGGGTAAAAAAAAGACTATTGTTGAAAAAGACAGCAGGCGGGATATGTATGACTATCTGGATGTAGGCGACAAGGTGCGTTTTCATCCGAAGTTTGGTACATACGAGAAATACGATAAATCGAAAGACCGCATCATCTACTGCAACGTGTGTTCCATGATGAATCCCATACAGAATGATCGCTGCAAGCGGTGTAATAATCTGCTGTTCAAATAA
- a CDS encoding DUF4352 domain-containing protein codes for MKKTLIIFLSLVLMLTFAACGEKNGGKSPSESSTPAESGNAPSGEAGADENKYYGIGEAAEYEEYRITIDKVERVSDTSIFWNPKEGYSYIKVYVTVENIDTEAVSVDETPLCIVRDGDYNAELSDYSRNTDVKNFLQDGIFEEAYLAPGTAESGWLTFQIKPDEKELTMKYDQLFDTVFFRFTVE; via the coding sequence ATGAAAAAGACATTAATTATATTTTTATCATTGGTACTTATGCTCACCTTCGCCGCTTGCGGTGAAAAGAACGGCGGTAAATCACCCTCAGAAAGCTCCACGCCCGCCGAATCGGGCAATGCTCCCTCCGGCGAGGCGGGAGCGGATGAAAACAAGTATTACGGTATCGGCGAGGCGGCCGAGTATGAGGAGTACCGAATAACAATTGATAAGGTAGAGCGGGTGAGTGATACCTCAATTTTCTGGAACCCCAAGGAGGGGTACAGCTATATTAAGGTTTATGTGACCGTCGAAAATATTGACACGGAGGCCGTGTCGGTGGATGAGACCCCGCTATGTATCGTGCGCGACGGAGATTATAATGCCGAGCTTTCGGACTATTCGCGCAACACAGACGTAAAAAATTTTTTACAGGACGGTATATTTGAAGAAGCCTATCTTGCTCCGGGAACTGCGGAAAGCGGCTGGCTGACTTTCCAAATAAAGCCCGATGAAAAAGAGCTTACTATGAAATACGACCAACTGTTTGATACGGTCTTTTTCCGCTTCACGGTTGAGTAG
- a CDS encoding SLOG family protein, whose protein sequence is MKSCCITGPREIPTEKIEYVRQALHREIEQAVADGFTVFLSDMDKGTNLEFAMIVAEKKKEIPELFLEAVYPHAGRMKAKNKQVRELMSQCSGFKLISQDYNRDCQFAANRYLLESAQRVIAFSDENIKSNTAQILRMAAAKELEVHMISLSEPEESVPSH, encoded by the coding sequence ATGAAATCTTGTTGTATTACCGGCCCCCGTGAAATCCCTACGGAAAAAATCGAGTATGTCAGGCAGGCGCTTCATCGGGAAATCGAACAGGCCGTTGCGGACGGCTTCACTGTTTTTTTAAGCGACATGGACAAAGGAACCAATCTGGAGTTTGCAATGATCGTGGCGGAAAAGAAGAAAGAAATTCCAGAGCTGTTCCTGGAGGCGGTTTATCCTCATGCCGGACGCATGAAGGCCAAAAACAAACAGGTACGGGAACTGATGTCGCAGTGCAGCGGCTTCAAGCTGATCAGTCAGGATTACAACCGCGACTGCCAGTTTGCCGCCAACCGTTACCTTCTCGAATCGGCTCAAAGAGTGATTGCCTTTTCTGATGAAAATATCAAAAGCAACACAGCGCAGATACTCCGAATGGCTGCTGCAAAGGAACTGGAGGTGCATATGATTTCGCTTTCCGAACCGGAAGAATCAGTACCATCTCATTGA
- a CDS encoding plasmid mobilization protein, with translation MEKRSRNLNVSFRVSQQERDLIEKKMELAGIRSLRAYLLKMAVDGYVVQLDLSEVRQMVSLLRTATNNLNQIARRTHETGNLYDADIRDLQEHYDRLWEQAGGILKKLSEL, from the coding sequence GTGGAAAAACGCAGCCGTAACCTCAACGTATCCTTTCGGGTATCCCAACAGGAACGAGACCTCATTGAAAAGAAAATGGAGCTTGCGGGTATTCGCAGCCTGCGGGCCTATCTTTTAAAAATGGCAGTGGACGGTTATGTGGTGCAGCTTGACTTATCCGAGGTGCGGCAGATGGTATCCCTGCTGCGCACCGCCACCAACAACTTAAACCAGATTGCCCGGCGCACCCATGAGACGGGCAACCTCTATGACGCCGATATCCGGGACTTGCAGGAGCATTATGACCGGCTTTGGGAGCAGGCTGGCGGTATTCTGAAAAAGCTTTCTGAACTGTAG